In the genome of Pseudomonas fluorescens, the window ATCAACGAGTTCAAACGTTTCTACCGTTCGGTGGATGCGTTGCTGATCGATGACATTCAGTTCTTCGCCCGCAAGGAGCGTTCCCAGGAAGAGTTTTTCCACACCTTCAACGCCCTGCTTGAAGGTGGTCAGCAGGTCATTCTCACCAGTGACCGCTACCCGAAGGAAATCGAAGGCCTTGAAGAACGCCTCAAATCCCGCTTTGGCTGGGGCCTGACCGTAGCGGTCGAGCCGCCGGAGCTGGAAACCCGCGTGGCGATCCTGATGAAGAAGGCCGATCAGGCCAAAGTCGAGTTGCCGCACGACGCCGCGTTCTTCATTGCCCAACGCATTCGCTCCAACGTCCGTGAGCTGGAAGGCGCGCTCAAACGCGTGATCGCCCACTCGCACTTCATGGGCCGCGATATCACCATCGAGCTGATTCGCGAATCCCTTAAGGACTTGTTGGCGTTGCAGGATAAACTGGTCTCTGTGGATAACATTCAGCGCACGGTCGCCGAGTACTACAAGATCAAGATCTCCGACTTGCTGTCCAAACGCCGTTCGCGTTCGGTCGCTCGTCCGCGTCAGGTCGCCATGGCGTTGTCCAAGGAACTGACCAACCACAGCTTGCCGGAAATCGGCGATGTGTTTGGCGGTCGCGACCATACAACGGTCTTGCACGCGTGCCGCAAGATCAACGAACTTAAGGAATCCGACGCGGACATCCGCGAGGACTACAAGAACCTGCTGCGTACGCTGACCACTTGATGAACACCAGCGCAGCTTATTAAGGCAAGGGACTAGACCATGCATTTCACCATTCAACGCGAAGCCCTGTTGAAACCCCTGCAACTGGTCGCAGGCGTCGTCGAACGCCGACAGACCTTGCCGGTACTTTCCAACGTGCTGCTGGTTGTCGAAGGCCAGCAATTGTCGCTGACCGGTACCGACCTGGAAGTCGAGCTGGTCGGTCGTGTTCAACTCGAAGAGCCGGCGGATCCGGGTTCCATCACCGTGCCAGCGCGCAAGCTGATGGACATCTGCAAAAGCCTGCCGAACGATGCGCTGATCGACATCAAGGTCGACGAGCAGAAGCTTGTGGTCAAGGCTGGCCGTAGCCGCTTCACCCTCTCGACACTGCCGGCCAACGACTTCCCTACCGTGGAAGAGGGCCCGGGGTCGCTGACCTGCAGCCTGGAGCAAAGCAAGCTGCGTCGTCTGATCGAACGCACCAGCTTCGCCATGGCCCAGCAGGACGTGCGCTACTACCTCAACGGTATGCTGCTGGAAGTGTCCGCTGGCGTGATCCGCGCCGTGGCCACCGACGGTCACCGTCTGGCCATGTGCTCGATGCAGGCCGATATCGGTCAGCCGGATCGTCACCAGGTCATCGTGCCGCGCAAAGGCATCCTCGAACTGGCACGCCTGCTCACCGAGCCGGACGGCAATGTCAGCATCGTGCTGGGTCAGCACCACATCCGCGCCACCACCGGTGAGTTCACCTTCACCTCGAAACTGGTCGACGGCAAATTCCCGGACTACGAGCGTGTTCTGCCTAAAGGCGGCGACAAGCTGGTACTTGGCGATCGCCAGGCTCTGCGCGAAGCGTTCAGCCGTACCGCGATTCTGTCCAACGAGAAGTACCGTGGTATCCGTCTGCAACTGGCCAGCGGTCAGCTGAAGATCCAGGCAAATAACCCGGAGCAGGAAGAAGCGGAAGAAGAAGTGGGCGTTGAATACAACGGCGGCTCTCTGGAAATCGGCTTCAACGTGAGCTACCTGCTCGACGTACTGGGCGTGATGACCACCGAGCAGGTTCGTCTGATCCTGTCCGACTCCAACAGCAGCGCGCTGGTGCAGGAATCGGATAACGACGACTCGGCCTACGTTGTCATGCCGATGCGTCTGTAATCATGCTCAGCAGAAGCTAGATGTCCTTAAGTCGCGTCTCGGTCACCGCGGTGCGCAATCTGCACCCGGTGACCTTCTCCCCCTCCCCCCGCATCAATATTCTTTACGGCGCCAACGGCAGCGGCAAAACCAGTGTTCTGGAAGCCATCCATCTGCTGGGGCTTGCCCGTTCGTTTCGCAGCACCCGTCTGTCGCCGGTCATTCAATACGAACAGCTTGCCTGTACGGTATTTGGCCAGGTTGAACTGGCGGAGGGTGGGCATAACGCCTTGGGCATCTCACGGGATCGACAAGGCGAATTCCAGATCCGTATCGATGGGCAGAATGCGCGCAGTGCGGCACAACTGGCCGAAATCCTGCCCCTGCAACTGATCAACCCAGACAGCTTCCGCTTGCTGGAAGGTGCGCCGAAGATTCGCCGGCAGTTTCTCGACTGGGGTGTGTTCCACGTGGAACCGCGCTTCATGTCAACCTGGCAGCGCTTGCAGAAGGCCCTGCGCCAGAGAAAC includes:
- the dnaN gene encoding DNA polymerase III subunit beta, which encodes MHFTIQREALLKPLQLVAGVVERRQTLPVLSNVLLVVEGQQLSLTGTDLEVELVGRVQLEEPADPGSITVPARKLMDICKSLPNDALIDIKVDEQKLVVKAGRSRFTLSTLPANDFPTVEEGPGSLTCSLEQSKLRRLIERTSFAMAQQDVRYYLNGMLLEVSAGVIRAVATDGHRLAMCSMQADIGQPDRHQVIVPRKGILELARLLTEPDGNVSIVLGQHHIRATTGEFTFTSKLVDGKFPDYERVLPKGGDKLVLGDRQALREAFSRTAILSNEKYRGIRLQLASGQLKIQANNPEQEEAEEEVGVEYNGGSLEIGFNVSYLLDVLGVMTTEQVRLILSDSNSSALVQESDNDDSAYVVMPMRL